Proteins found in one Sporichthyaceae bacterium genomic segment:
- a CDS encoding prepilin-type N-terminal cleavage/methylation domain-containing protein: MRTPRRDGGYSLIEVLVAMVIASTVLGLVTAAMIGMLRNGASAGSRLANLDQIRIGVDALSKNLRTAVRPEQLNSTCVSSCPAAFETATDTRVVFYANVGDKIGTKPAPTRITYTIAADPNDATGTTAAVTETRQQVASTWTSGDYTWATGATRTISRGITWPLPSSNGPLFTYYTGSNGAIVTSPAPSGSILATIASIRIALPVGDSTHPSPGVSTSVFLPNSTLGH, translated from the coding sequence ATGCGGACTCCACGCCGTGACGGGGGCTACTCCCTCATCGAGGTGCTGGTCGCCATGGTCATCGCCAGCACCGTGCTGGGCCTGGTCACGGCCGCGATGATCGGCATGCTGCGCAACGGCGCCAGCGCCGGCTCGCGGCTGGCCAATCTCGACCAGATCCGCATCGGGGTCGACGCCCTGTCGAAGAACCTGCGCACCGCCGTCCGGCCCGAGCAGCTGAACTCGACCTGCGTCTCCTCCTGTCCGGCGGCATTCGAGACCGCCACCGACACCCGGGTCGTGTTCTACGCCAACGTCGGCGACAAGATCGGCACCAAGCCCGCGCCGACCCGCATCACCTACACGATCGCGGCCGACCCGAACGATGCCACTGGCACCACCGCGGCGGTCACCGAGACCCGCCAACAGGTCGCCTCGACCTGGACCAGCGGCGACTACACCTGGGCCACCGGCGCCACCCGCACGATCAGCCGCGGCATCACCTGGCCGCTGCCGAGCAGCAACGGCCCGTTGTTCACCTACTACACCGGCAGCAACGGCGCCATCGTCACCTCACCCGCGCCGAGCGGCTCCATCCTCGCCACCATCGCCTCGATCCGTATCGCCCTGCCGGTGGGCGATTCCACGCACCCCAGCCCGGGTGTCAGCACCAGCGTCTTCCTTCCCAACTCCACCCTGGGGCACTGA
- a CDS encoding prepilin-type N-terminal cleavage/methylation domain-containing protein gives MVVQSSGRRAKRDRRDKGFTLVESMVAMGILAVIATAAAAMLIHALGVTADDRQRVRAASVAAQEVERIRGLMQSNPSGITTDITRTVSTVSPTLFTITSDVADSSTNYHLVDSGEWSSADAFESLKLTVTATWQDMGGTKPVVNSSILSINGTGGNGSGGSSAGSVTVTPVTPDPIVTISPTCSLSRGTALVTVNSTANVPAGYATVPWTSTFAGTVTASPASGNPCTSTIPLTNNSGVFSYSLPYGPWNLTAILPDGAIGTSYVTVGSSTATAPAITVLDNCGGTKTVQFKVQTQNTLLSWLLNTVLGATITGARQATSTCSTPIATTTFSTDVLSGLLNGSIAYGSWSFTSPTSSGTAGASSVIGSGTNNVTLTANYSTCPSGPVQVTLNTSTTTNPATLVGYTGTVTATPGSSTCGGTTQQLAMVNGAVSTSLPYGDWTFAAGPSSTAATINSVGQLAVPLPAVSYNCSVSRTVTIPFSDLSSLLGSYTVRATLKNGCTGTSPKDTTFTSLLGLIGQGSVSLKPGTYDFTLTSPGNRTIDTSSSDQVLSVIVTNNMSVKIVVK, from the coding sequence GTGGTTGTGCAGTCGTCGGGACGACGCGCGAAGCGCGATCGTCGAGACAAGGGCTTCACCTTGGTGGAGTCGATGGTGGCGATGGGAATCCTCGCGGTCATCGCCACTGCCGCCGCAGCCATGCTCATCCACGCGTTGGGTGTGACCGCCGACGACCGGCAGCGCGTGCGCGCGGCGAGTGTCGCGGCGCAAGAGGTCGAGCGGATCCGCGGCCTCATGCAGAGCAATCCGTCGGGGATCACCACTGACATTACGCGCACCGTCAGCACGGTTTCGCCGACGCTGTTCACCATCACATCCGACGTGGCCGACTCCAGCACTAACTACCACCTGGTCGACTCGGGCGAGTGGAGCTCGGCGGATGCGTTCGAGTCGCTGAAGCTCACGGTCACCGCGACGTGGCAGGACATGGGCGGCACCAAGCCGGTGGTGAACAGCTCGATCCTCAGCATCAACGGCACCGGCGGCAACGGATCCGGCGGCTCCTCGGCGGGCTCTGTAACCGTGACTCCGGTGACCCCCGACCCGATCGTCACGATCTCCCCGACCTGCAGCCTCAGCCGGGGCACCGCGCTGGTCACCGTGAACAGCACCGCCAACGTGCCCGCCGGCTACGCGACGGTGCCCTGGACCTCGACGTTCGCGGGCACCGTGACGGCCAGCCCGGCCAGCGGCAACCCCTGCACGTCGACCATCCCGCTCACCAACAACAGCGGCGTGTTCAGCTACTCGCTGCCCTACGGGCCCTGGAATCTGACGGCCATTCTTCCCGACGGCGCGATCGGCACCTCGTACGTGACCGTCGGGAGCTCCACGGCGACCGCCCCCGCCATCACGGTGCTGGACAACTGTGGTGGCACCAAGACCGTGCAGTTCAAGGTGCAGACTCAGAACACCCTGCTGTCTTGGCTTTTGAACACCGTGTTGGGCGCGACCATCACCGGCGCGCGGCAGGCAACGTCAACGTGTAGCACGCCGATCGCCACCACCACCTTCTCCACCGATGTCCTCAGCGGCCTGCTGAACGGATCGATCGCTTACGGATCGTGGAGTTTCACCTCCCCGACATCGTCGGGTACGGCGGGGGCGAGCTCGGTGATCGGCTCCGGCACGAACAACGTGACGCTGACCGCGAACTATTCGACCTGCCCGAGCGGGCCTGTGCAGGTCACCCTCAACACCTCGACGACCACCAACCCGGCGACCCTGGTGGGTTACACCGGGACCGTTACCGCCACGCCCGGCTCCAGCACCTGCGGCGGCACGACGCAGCAACTGGCGATGGTCAACGGCGCAGTGAGCACCTCACTGCCCTATGGGGACTGGACCTTCGCGGCCGGTCCGTCCAGCACGGCGGCGACGATCAACAGCGTCGGCCAACTGGCCGTCCCGCTGCCGGCGGTGTCCTACAACTGCTCGGTTTCGCGCACCGTCACAATCCCGTTCAGCGACCTCTCCTCGCTCCTGGGGTCGTACACCGTGCGGGCCACGCTAAAGAACGGTTGCACAGGAACGTCGCCGAAAGACACGACGTTCACCAGCCTTCTCGGGCTCATCGGGCAGGGCTCCGTGTCCTTGAAGCCAGGTACGTACGACTTCACGCTCACCAGCCCCGGTAACCGGACCATCGACACATCGTCGTCTGACCAGGTGCTGTCAGTGATCGTCACGAACAACATGTCCGTCAAGATCGTGGTGAAGTGA
- a CDS encoding prepilin-type N-terminal cleavage/methylation domain-containing protein, which produces MYTRMRKALDEGRKDKGFTLIELLVVIIIIGILAAIAIPIFLHQRQKAVDASSKSDVRTVATQMETYYTDSQAYPVTGGGATGIVATTAGSVTTLAIGGENVTLSPGNTAHVYTNAGSSTPATAYCVSVSNTNATQVWVWESDKGGLQPSAVTSCPSSGTGAVYTSTVL; this is translated from the coding sequence GTGTACACCCGCATGCGTAAGGCCCTCGACGAAGGGCGCAAGGACAAGGGCTTCACCCTCATCGAGCTCCTCGTCGTCATCATCATCATCGGCATCCTGGCCGCGATCGCCATCCCGATCTTCCTGCACCAGCGCCAAAAGGCCGTGGATGCCTCGTCCAAGTCTGACGTCCGCACCGTCGCAACGCAGATGGAGACGTACTACACGGACAGCCAGGCGTACCCGGTTACCGGCGGCGGCGCCACGGGTATCGTGGCAACCACGGCCGGAAGCGTGACCACGCTCGCCATCGGCGGCGAAAACGTCACCCTCTCGCCCGGCAACACCGCGCACGTCTACACCAACGCTGGCAGCTCGACTCCGGCCACCGCATACTGCGTGTCGGTGAGCAACACCAACGCAACCCAGGTCTGGGTTTGGGAGAGCGATAAGGGCGGTCTGCAGCCGAGCGCTGTCACCTCCTGTCCAAGCAGCGGCACCGGTGCGGTGTACACCAGCACGGTCCTCTAA
- a CDS encoding prepilin-type N-terminal cleavage/methylation domain-containing protein, translated as MYRHIRKSLHNKDKGFTLIELLIVIIIIGILAAIAIPIFLHQRERAVDASAKSDAHSLAVEMESFYTDAAAYPSDADYSFTAPDATIGTEEVRMSPGNVPNIYLNSDSSAYCISIDNPGKATRPWVWQSDNGGLQVNAAADCAAYTTALS; from the coding sequence ATGTACCGTCATATTCGTAAGTCGCTGCACAACAAGGACAAGGGCTTCACCCTCATCGAGCTCCTCATCGTCATCATCATCATCGGCATCCTGGCCGCAATCGCCATCCCGATCTTCCTGCACCAGCGCGAGCGAGCCGTCGACGCATCCGCGAAGTCCGACGCGCACAGCCTGGCGGTTGAGATGGAGTCGTTTTACACGGACGCAGCGGCTTACCCGAGCGACGCCGACTACAGCTTTACCGCTCCCGACGCCACCATCGGGACCGAGGAGGTTCGCATGTCGCCCGGCAACGTGCCGAACATCTACCTGAACTCGGACAGCAGCGCGTACTGCATTTCCATCGACAACCCCGGCAAGGCCACCCGCCCCTGGGTCTGGCAGAGCGACAACGGCGGCCTCCAGGTCAACGCCGCGGCCGACTGCGCCGCCTACACCACCGCCCTGTCCTGA